From Callithrix jacchus isolate 240 chromosome 3, calJac240_pri, whole genome shotgun sequence, a single genomic window includes:
- the ATOH1 gene encoding transcription factor ATOH1 produces MSRLLPAEEWAEVKELGDHHRHPQPHHLPQLPPPPQPPATLQAREHPVYPPELSLLDSTDPRAWLAPTLQGICTARAAQYLLHSPELGAAEAAAPRDEADGRGELVRRSSGGASSSKSPGPVKVREQLCKLKGGVVVDELGCSRQRAPSSKQVNGVQKQRRLAANARERRRMHGLNHAFDQLRNVIPSFNNDKKLSKYETLQMAQIYINALSELLQTPSGGEQPPPPPASCKNDHHHLRAAASYEGGAGNATTAGAQQASGGGQRPTPPGSCRTRFSAPASAGGYSVQLDALHFSTFEDSALTAMMAQKNLSPSLPGSILQPVQEENSKTSPRSHRSDGEFSPHSHYSDSDEAS; encoded by the coding sequence ATGTCCCGCCTGCTGCCTGCAGAAGAGTGGGCTGAAGTGAAGGAGTTGGGAGACCACCATCGCCATCCCCAGCCGCATCATCTCCCgcagctgccgccgccgccgcaacCACCTGCAACTTTGCAGGCGAGAGAGCATCCCGTCTACCCGCCTGAGCTGTCCCTCCTGGACAGCACCGACCCACGCGCCTGGCTGGCTCCTACTTTGCAGGGCATCTGCACGGCACGCGCCGCCCAGTATTTGCTGCATTCCCCGGAGCTGGGTGCCGCGGAGGCCGCGGCGCCCCGGGACGAGGCGGACGGTCGGGGGGAACTGGTAAGGAGGAGCAGCGGTGGTGCCAGTAGCAGCAAGAGCCCCGGGCCGGTGAAAGTGCGGGAACAGCTGTGCAAGCTGAAAGGCGGGGTGGTGGTAGACGAGCTGGGCTGCAGCCGCCAAAGGGCCCCTTCCAGCAAACAGGTGAATGGGGTGCAGAAGCAGAGACGGCTGGCAGCCAACGCCAGGGAGCGGCGCAGGATGCACGGGCTGAACCACGCCTTCGACCAGCTACGCAATGTTATCCCGTCGTTCAACAACGACAAGAAGCTGTCCAAATATGAGACCCTGCAGATGGCCCAAATCTACATCAACGCCTTATCCGAGCTGCTACAAACGCCCAGCGGTGGGGAGCAGCCACCGCCGCCGCCAGCCTCCTGCAAAAACGACCACCACCATCTTCGAGCCGCCGCCTCCTACGAAGGGGGAGCAGGCAACGCGACCACAGCAGGGGCTCAGCAGGCCTCCGGAGGGGGCCAGCGGCCGACCCCGCCCGGGAGTTGCCGGACTCGCTTCTCAGCTCCGGCCTCTGCGGGAGGGTACTCGGTGCAGCTGGACGCTCTGCACTTCTCGACTTTCGAGGACAGCGCCCTGACAGCGATGATGGCGCAAAAGAATTTGTCGCCTTCGCTCCCTGGGAGCATCTTGCAGCCAGTGcaggaagaaaacagcaaaacttCGCCTCGGTCCCACAGAAGCGACGGGGAATTTTCTCCCCATTCCCATTACAGTGACTCGGATGAGGCAAGTTAG